The nucleotide sequence AATATCCGGTACCACCCCTTTATCAACAATCTTGGCAAACAAGTTATCTGCTTCATTCATTCTATTTCGTTTGCTTAACACATTTATAAGATCAGTATACGTTACATGTGTAGGCTGAATTCCTTTACTAATCATCTCATCATGAAGATTAAACGCCTTATATGCTTTACCAGACCTACAATAACCATTTATCAATATATTATACGTAATTTCATCAGGAACCAATTCTTTTTTCCCCATTTCCTTCATCGTATTTTCAGCTTCTGACTCCTTACCTTCAAAAACCAACGCACGTATAATCGAATTATAAGTAGATACAGAAGGCTGTATACCTTTTTTAACCATCTCATCCTTATAAGTAAAAGCCATTTCAAGGTACCCTTTGTTACAATACGCATCGATCAAAGTATTATAAGTTACAGCAGTCGGTACAAACCCTAATTCCTCCATTTTAAGCAATAATTCAGACGCCTCATTAAACCGTTCCTCTTTACACATACAACTAACAAGTGCACCATAACTATACGTATCCGGCTTAACGCCTTTTCTTTTCATGCCTTCCAATACCCTCTTCGCACCATCAAGATCCTTCTTCATACAATATCCATTAACTATCGTATTATAAGTAACAACATTCGGTTTCAACCCTAATTCTTCCATATTCCTAACGAATTCTTTCGCTTTCTTTAACTTCCCTTCTTTACACAACAAATTAACCATAATGTTGTAAGTATACACAGTCGGATCAATCTTCAATTTAAACATCTCAGCAAACAAAACCCACGCAGCTTGTGTATAATTCAATCTAACAAACAAACTTAACATACAGTTACAAGTCTCTATTTTAGGCACCAACGAGTTTCGTTTCATCAAGTAAAAGGATTTGTACACCTCATCAGCTCTCTTCAATTCACACAAACCTTTAATCCATAAATCAAACATTAACGAACTTGTTATACCTAACCTTTTACGAGCATCAACTAGCCCATCGAACATATCCTTGTAATTAAACTTGGTTGAGCTGATGACTGTTTTGATGAACTGCAAAGACGATTTAGGTGATGGGAGTTGGCATATAATGGCGATAGATGTACAGTAGCATTCGATATCAGTGTTATTTGGGTTGAAATACTGCGTGAAGTTGAGGACTAGGGCAGGGGATGAGCGGAGATTGTGTAAAGTAGTGGAGATTGTGGTGGGTGAGAGTGTGTCTGATACCTGTTCGACGAAATGCCAATGCGAATTAGTGATGGATTTGAGAAGGTTTTGTTCGGTAACTGATTGGATGTGGGGAGGGTTAATAATTGGTAATTTGGATTCGCAAATGGTAGTTGAATTAAGGTGTTTTGATGTTATTAAATTAGGGATTTTGCTGGGTCTCATGACCGGCAGCTTCATTGTGATCTGTGGAAAGGGTGGGGAAGAGAACACCTTAACGTTTAAACTTTCAAGAGTTTTACGTTTTTGGCAAGCCTGTTGAAAAAGTATGTTAATTTTTCTTTCTCTACCTTTTATAAAGGGTAAAGATCAGATCTGACAATGTCAGTCTGACAATGTCTCTGCCTTTCATTTTCCACGTGTAATTTTCAAACTAACTACTGTTAATACTTTTTAATTCCCACAAAGAGACACGTGTCCCACTCATCCTTCAAATTAAACAATCACCTTTACGCAAAAAGGTTTTTATCCGTAATTGAAACATAATCGTCCTATCTTTCCTTCTCTTTTAAAACTTCCAACCCCACACCATTTACACCGGCGATGGTGGCCTCCTGTGCCAACAATAAACCTCGCCGCCACTGCAGAAAAAATCCTTACCATTTTACGAACAGAACGGTACAACTTTTGTATATTTTGTTGACATATACTCGCCGGAAAATAATCTGGTGACAGGAATACAATACACAGGAAGACGACATCCTACATCAAACCGCCGGAAAATTATTAGGTACGCACGTCTCTTTCTGATTTGTATATGTTTTTTTTGTCAGATTTTATCATTCTTCAATTTTGGTGGGATACATCTTGGTGATTTTGAAATTTAAAGACTCATTAGGGTTTAATCGCTTGATTTGAAGACTGATTAGATATGCGATCGTGTTAATTAGTTCCAATTATACTAGGTATGTCACAATCGCCACAGATTCGTCAATTTTAGAATTGTTTTCATAGTTAGTAAATATCCTTAATTTACTTGATTATAATTGTGATTCGAAATTAGGTTTTCTATTAAGATTGCACTTGATTTATGCAGTTATATCCAGACATGATATGATAAAAGGAATCAGAGAAGTTGCTGGGGATAATAGGGTGTTGGTGGTGGTTATTATGGAACAGCGATTTGGCTACAGGTTTGTGATTACttatatttttaattttgtttACTTATATCTTCCATTGATCATATCAGTTATGATTGTCTTACACATAAGTTTGTCGACTATTGTAGTTTACACACTTATATAATGTGATTCGTGGTAAAAGGAGTCTGAAGAAGCTATTGATCATTTTTTTTATAGAATTGTATACGAATTATGAGCATGTAAGTGATGTAAATGTGATAAGAGTATGTTGAAAAATAGTTGTGCTGGTCTTTTGTTCATGAAAAGAAAAATAGATCGACTGTGTACACAGGTCATTTGACCACATTCACTTACAGTAATCCgaaattttttaaataaaaatatggaAAGTCAAACTAAATGATTTGAGTCTATCAAtgaaaaccgaaagtcaaactaaaTGTATTACGCTatgttgaaaaagaaaaataaactcAACAAGTAATGGATTAGACTTTGTTTTTTTAGTTACGCTGTATGTTACTTATGGTTATGCTTTAAACTTTGATTTTTAATTGTTGTAATTTTTGGTATGCTATATTGAATTAGACGTTGAATTGTTTTATATGGTAGAAAGAGTCACTGTAAATCTGATTAAGGTAACAATATGCTATAACGATAGTCATTGCTTTGATCGTTTAAGTCATATTCAAAGTTCGAAGGACAATTGATTGATGTAGGCTGCTTAAAAATTGTAAGAATAAGTTGTAAAATTGAAATATACCAGATATACATCAACAAATACGGAAATAGTATACATATAAATGCATATATACTGATTTACATATAAATAGGTATATAAATAcggttatatacattttaaatacAGATAAATATGTATCAAGTTTCAAACTGTTTAAGTTGTTGAACTAATCCATATATATGTCAACTTCAAATCTTAACCCAATCCAAATTCTGTTGTACGTAGGTAGTAAAGTTAATTTCTTCTTCACCTTTTTCTGTTCTAAATTGATTCTGTGACAAACGTGGTAACCCCACAAATTCGAATTGATCcttttaattagtttaaaatcgttTATAGTACGAATTCAGTTAGACATATCCATctactttattttttttccttcgTTCCCTGCTCACAATTTGTTTCTGTGTCGACTAATTTTAGATACAAGACAACTTCACTTGATTCttgatttttacaaaaaaaaaaattaattggcACATTATATATGTATCTCCTACTCTAATTATATTGACGGAGAATATACATGATAAACCCATAACCATCTCCTGCATTATTTCTTCCCTCTCCTCTTTTTGTTTCGCTATTATTCGAATGCTTCAACCCAACTAATGCTCGTTTTTCAGCTCCCTTACACGTTAGTGCTTA is from Rutidosis leptorrhynchoides isolate AG116_Rl617_1_P2 chromosome 10, CSIRO_AGI_Rlap_v1, whole genome shotgun sequence and encodes:
- the LOC139872691 gene encoding uncharacterized protein codes for the protein MKLPVMRPSKIPNLITSKHLNSTTICESKLPIINPPHIQSVTEQNLLKSITNSHWHFVEQVSDTLSPTTISTTLHNLRSSPALVLNFTQYFNPNNTDIECYCTSIAIICQLPSPKSSLQFIKTVISSTKFNYKDMFDGLVDARKRLGITSSLMFDLWIKGLCELKRADEVYKSFYLMKRNSLVPKIETCNCMLSLFVRLNYTQAAWVLFAEMFKLKIDPTVYTYNIMVNLLCKEGKLKKAKEFVRNMEELGLKPNVVTYNTIVNGYCMKKDLDGAKRVLEGMKRKGVKPDTYSYGALVSCMCKEERFNEASELLLKMEELGFVPTAVTYNTLIDAYCNKGYLEMAFTYKDEMVKKGIQPSVSTYNSIIRALVFEGKESEAENTMKEMGKKELVPDEITYNILINGYCRSGKAYKAFNLHDEMISKGIQPTHVTYTDLINVLSKRNRMNEADNLFAKIVDKGVVPDIVMFNALIDGHCANKNMERALVLLKEMDRVKVQPDDVTYNTLMQGYCKEGNVEEAIEVFDEMKKRGIKPDFISFNTIISGYSRRGDMKEALMVRDAMVTAGFNPTQLTYSALIQGLCKNKEGRLAEELFDEMVSKGFTPDDNMYYSLIEGIQNVDEFLDKDV